Part of the Halobellus ruber genome is shown below.
AACTCGGTTGCTGCCTTGGGTTCGAGCGGCTCAAGGCCGTCATCTCGTGTGTTCATAGTTGACACGGACGCCAGTTAAAGGACTTCTACCGTGTGAAATCGCGGGCGAAGGGTCCGTACGGACTACGCAACATATCCGCCCCGACCCACCTTTGCTCCCTCGCAACGACGAGCGAAGCGAGGAGTTCGTGGACCGATGTGGTCACGCGGATTCGAACCAGGGAGGTCGCGCACAGCGGAGCGAGCACGTCCGATCGAGGGTCGAATCCGCCCCGACCCATAACGACCCGCGAGCGATAGCGAGCGGGGTTCGGTTTTCGAGCGGACGGTTCGGACACGCCACGTTATCCGGGACTTCGTCCCGAATCACAACCGGTGACCGTGTATGCCTCCCTGATCTCTGATAGAGCCCTGCCCCTCGATTCGTTTCTACAGCGGCTGTTTGAGTCTTGAGTGGCTTCTTCCCCCCGACGCCCCTACGGGGATGTATGATGCCACAGTTCGACGCTCCGCTCTACCCGGGGCTTCTCGTGGCCGCCGATATCGCCCTCGCTGTCGTACTGGTCGTCGTCGCGCCGGTGCTCGGAGTACTGATGGCTGCCGTTGCGCTATCCGTTGTCGCTGTGACCCTCCTTCGAGCGCGTGAACTCCTCGCTGCTCCCCGACCAGGGGTCTCGCACGACGGCTGACTCCTGCACCCCAGGCGTACCGGAGTGAGCGGACGACCGTATCACCGAAACGATGGGTAACGCGGCCACTATGGCCGTTCGGGCCCCGGAAGCGGCGGACCGAGCGTGCTGAGAGCCCGGTACAGAGTCCGAACGGCCGTTCCACAGCGACCGCGGAACGGGCATCCCGAAACCACGCGGGTTCTACGGGTTTCCGAAGACGCGTCGCGAAAGAAGCGGCCCCAGCATCAGCTCCGCTCCGGATGCTATCCGCGATATCGACGCTGGAGGGCTCGCCGGGCATCCTGCCGGCAGTACTGATCCAGCGAGTGAAATATCCCCTGACAGACGAGACGTGTTGCGTCGGGCCGGGATGAAACCAGTACCGACCGGATAGTTGTGGCCCCCAGCGTACGGCTTGCTACGTACATCCCTGTCTGTCACAGAACCCGGCCGAACTGCCGGGCATCCGCCCGTGCGAGTCCGCGGGAGACCCGGGGGTGTCGTGCCGTCTGCCGTCCCCCGCCGGGAGGACGGAAGCGTTCAGGCGCCTTCGAGCGGGAACTGACCCGCCTCGATCCGTGCGAGAGCCGCCTCGAATGCCTCCTCGGCCGTGTCGAAGGTTCCGATATGCTCCCACTCGTCGTCGGGCGAGGCAGTATACACGTCGAAACTGCCGCCTCGGTACTCGTGAGACTCGACGTACAGTTCTCGTTCGACCGCGTCGCCGTCGAGGAGCAGCCAGACGCCCAGTTCCTTTCCGCCTTCCAGGTCACGTCGTCTTCGCCAGTACATACGTGACTCTCGGGCGCGGTACGGCTAAACGCTGACCCTCCCTGCGCAGACCCGACCGCACAACTGAAATCGAACCCACCCGACGCCGCCGGCAACCGGGATACGGCAGGTGGCCGGGAGTCGAGGCCGTTCAGGGGCCTATACCGACGCACGCGGGCAGTGGGGCAACGTGCGTTCTCGTGTCGTCGACGTCCGAAAGCGAACCCGCTACTCGTCTCCCTCATCCGCTTCGTCGGCCACGTCGTCGTCCGCTTCGTCGTCCGCGTCGTCGTTCGCTTCGTCGGCCACGTCGTCGTCCGCTTCGTCGGCCACGTCGTCGTCCGCTTCGTCGTCCGCTTCGTCGGCCGCGTCGTCGTCCGCTTCGTCGGCCGCGTCGTCGTCCCCGTCCGTCGAGATACTGATCGGCTCGACGTCCGTACTGGGTGCCAGCGGGGAACTCGTGTCCACGGCCGCGCCGGCGACGTACCCGACCGTCCCGCCGACCAGGCCGCCGACCACGGCGCCCCCGACGCCGCTCTTCCGCAGTCCGGTCACCGTGCCGAGAAACCCGCCGGCAAGCGATGCTCCGACCGGGCTTACGTCAGCGGTTCTCGCGTCGTGTTCGTGTTCCTGCGACATACTCAGCAGTACGATCTCCACGTACATATGCTGTTCACCCGTGGCGGTCGGCGTCGTGCAGGCGGTCGGACCGGAGCGCACACGGACCGCTTCTCACCCGACCGGCCGCGGCCTCACGCCGGTCGCGACGTAGATCGACCCGAAGTGGTAGCTGTCGACCGACGACGCCTCGAAGGCGGCGTCGACCGCCCCCGGGATGTCGATCTCCGGTCGCCAGTCCGTGAGATACTCGAACACAGGGTTCGTCACGGGGTTCACGAGCGACAGCGGCGCCCGCTGGAACGGCCGCGCGTCGAGCACGGCAAGCCGTCCATCCGGTCGGAGACTCGCCGCTGCGGCCGTCACCGCGGCCGTCGGGTCCGGCATCGCGCTGAGCGACATCGCGGCGTAGGCCGCGTCGAACGCCCCCTCCGCGATCCCCGGCTGCGTCGCGTCCGCCCGAATCACGTGGACGTTGTCCCACCCGGCCTCTGTGACGCGTTCGGCCGCCCGCCGCACCATCCCGCGGCTGTAGTCGACGCCGACGACGCACCCGTCGGGACCGACGGCCGACCGGAGCCGCTCGAAGGAGTTTCCGGGACCGCAGCCGAGTTCGAGCACGCTGTCGCCGGGCTTGAGGTCCAACGCAGCGACGCTCCGCCGCCGGAAGGTCCGGCCGCGACCCAGGAACACGAGCCCGTAGAGGCCCCGAAGCGCCCAGGTGTTCCGGCTCCACCAATCGTAGAGTTCAGGTCGCGTCACGCCCGCCACCGTCGTGGCCGTGATCCCGCCGGACCGCGCCGTCGTCGCCCGCTCCGATACGTCTCCCGCCACCGTTGCCGACTCCCGTCCCCCGACGACGGCGATCCGCGTCCAGACGGCCACCTACACACCGGCGGGTAGTGAGTGGCCGTGATCGTCGGCTCCCGGCGGCGGAGTCCGGAGTTTCGACAACCCCGCTCCCTTTTGTTCGACGGCTGCGCCCGTGCCGCGTTCACTGGTGAACTGCCGCTCGACGCTGCCATACTCGTGGACCACGGAGACGGCGGCAGGTTCGCCCCGTCGACCGACGCCGTACACCGGTAGTCGAAACTCGCGTTACCACACTCCACGCTCGCGGTCCCGCAGGGGGACTCCCCGCCGCCGACGATACGGAGCCGACCGTCCTCCGGGTCGTACGTGACTCCGGCCGGGACGGGTCGATCGCACCCCCGTGGGTCCATCGTCCCGGTGACGACAACCCGCTCGCCCTCGACGGTCGCACTCGCGGTGTCGTCGGTCGGCGCGCGCTCGTCGACGACCCGGACGGTGACGGCGACGCCCTCGGACGTTCGGCTGACGGCCGTCGCTGTCGACGTCGACGGGGTCGACCCGGACCGTGCCCCCTTACCGAGGCACCCGGCGAGGTCCGCCGCGGCCGCGACGAGGAGCGTTCTCCGGTTCACATCGGGCCAACTCGGGGCTCACATAAGTGTGATCCGGCGACTCGTCCCCTGCCACGAACGCGAGGCGGCGCCTTCCGAGTGCGTTCGGACAAGTTCAGTATCCCCGACGCCGTACCCACGCTCGACGATGGCAGACGACAGACGCGCGCTCTTGGAGGCGTTCATCCGGTCGGACGCATCGCCGGAGGGCAAGTGGTGGCTCGACGTGCCGGTCGGACTCTCCGTCGGCGAGTCGGGAGCGTACGCGACGGTCGACGCGGTCTGTCTCACCTCCCGCGACCCGGAACTTCCCGAGGAGTTCCCGGACCACGACGGCGTTCCGTACGTCTATCGCGAGGGCGACGCGGAGCTCGGCATCGACAAGGCCGACGCGTTCCGGACGCTCCGGGGGACCGACACCTTCGCCGACGAGTCGGCGGTCCTCGTCGCCGTCGAGCCGGGGGCGTCGTCGGTCGGCACGGTCGGCGACTTGCTCGCGTACCAGGAACTCCTCGACGCCGACTGGGGCTGGACCGTCGAGGAGCGGCTGCTCGTCAGCGACACCGACAGCGACCACGTGAACCACGTCTGCGAGGAGCTCTCGGTTCGGGCGGTCCGCGTTGCCTGATACGGATTACTGTAACGAATTACCGGTCATCGGCGATCCCGTGTGAGCGATGACCGGTGATTGACTACAATAATCCGTACGAGACCGAGCGTTCTCGGTACGACTCCTCAGATCCGCCGCCGAACCTCGTCGAGCACCCTGGGCGGGAGTTCCAACCCGGCGAGGAACGACTCCCGCCGGTCGGGGTCGCCGTGGCCCGCGACGAACCCGTTGAGCCGCGCGGCCACCGTCGAATCCACGAAGTCGTCGCCGTAGTGTTCGACGAGTTCGTCGCCGAGGACGGGCGTCGACCGGAGCTCGTACTTCTGGTGGTACGGCTCCGCCAGCGTGAACGATGCCAGGTCCTCGATCACGGTCCCGACCGACCCGCCCAGTTTCGACGCGACTGCCCGCCGCGTCCGTTCGGCCGCCTGCCGGTGGGCGACGGTGTCGACCAGGATCACGTTCCGGTACTGCCGCGTCCGCGACGAGGCCCGCGGGTCGTGATTCGCCCAGAACACGTCGAGCAGGTCGGCGTAGGAGAGCACGGCGGGGTCGTACTCCACCTGGACGACCTCGGTGTGGTCGCCCAGGTCGCGGTAGGTCGGGGACGGCGTCGTCCCGCCGGCGTACCCGACGCGCGTCCTCACGACGCCGTCCATCGCCCCGAACCGGGCGTCCGGCCCCCAGAAGCAGCCGAGCCCGAAGGTCGCGGTTTCCGACTCCCTCGGCGGCGGCGTTGCGGCATCGGGTGCGAGTTCCGCCGGCTCGCCGTCGATTGTGTCGCTCATACGCCCGGTTGGGTCGCGACCCGTTTCGGTCCTTCGCTCCCGGTGACCCGCTGCGAAGGTGGTTTGTGGCTGTGACTCGAACGCACTTGTGATGCCATCCCACGACCCGCCGCCGTTGCCCGCGGACGTCCGCGACGTCCTCGCACAGTTGTTG
Proteins encoded:
- a CDS encoding class I SAM-dependent methyltransferase, translating into MAVWTRIAVVGGRESATVAGDVSERATTARSGGITATTVAGVTRPELYDWWSRNTWALRGLYGLVFLGRGRTFRRRSVAALDLKPGDSVLELGCGPGNSFERLRSAVGPDGCVVGVDYSRGMVRRAAERVTEAGWDNVHVIRADATQPGIAEGAFDAAYAAMSLSAMPDPTAAVTAAAASLRPDGRLAVLDARPFQRAPLSLVNPVTNPVFEYLTDWRPEIDIPGAVDAAFEASSVDSYHFGSIYVATGVRPRPVG
- the msrA gene encoding peptide-methionine (S)-S-oxide reductase MsrA encodes the protein MSDTIDGEPAELAPDAATPPPRESETATFGLGCFWGPDARFGAMDGVVRTRVGYAGGTTPSPTYRDLGDHTEVVQVEYDPAVLSYADLLDVFWANHDPRASSRTRQYRNVILVDTVAHRQAAERTRRAVASKLGGSVGTVIEDLASFTLAEPYHQKYELRSTPVLGDELVEHYGDDFVDSTVAARLNGFVAGHGDPDRRESFLAGLELPPRVLDEVRRRI